A region of the Larus michahellis chromosome 4, bLarMic1.1, whole genome shotgun sequence genome:
ACtcgtatttttcttttccagcttgtACTTCCAGAGTACCTCATCCATGCATTCTTCTGTGTTATGTTTCTCTGTGCAGCAGAGTGGCTTACACTGGGTCTCAATATGCCTTTGTTGGCTTATCATATTTGGAGGTAATATTGATGAGTCCGGTATCTCTGTACTCATGTTTAATTGTCACTCATTCTCCCGTTGCAGTGTTTCCTGTTACATGTTCTGTGTCTTTGGCGAATAAAGATGCTTTCTGATATGATACTGAAAAAGTTTATGTCATCGCTATAAAATAGGAACCATCACTTTGCTTTCTCTGTCACTTTTATTTGTTATTCTCTTGCGCTGTGCAAGAGTCGAGTTGTGCTGTGTGTGTCGAAGGTAGCTGATGTGTCAAAGCAGTCCTGATACTGCAGGTGCACAGTGCGAATTGCCAGGAGCAGTGACAATCCcactttcctcctgctgctgagacATGGGCACCACCTCTCCTTCTGCTGGCATGAGTCCTGTGCAGGGAGGAAATGCAGGAAGTGGTAGTAATTTTACTAGTTGCCTGCGTTAAACTACAATTTCAGGATTGTTTTGTGTTGACCCGTATGAGTAGTCCTTCAGCATGGGAGCTGGTGTGCGTTGTATTCGTGAGAAGAGGCTGTAGGTTACGTAGGGTTATATGTTGATCTCTTCTCCGGCTTTTCCAACCCTTTCACAAGAAAtcccatttttcatttatttataaacttGTGCCATTTCCTTTTGGCGTACCAGAGTTCAGCATGGTTTAAGGCTGAGGTAAGCTGTCACAGCACCTTCTGGGAAAGCCCTTCCATAGGCATGTCTACTTTGGAGCTCCGTGTTGCTCTTGCAGTTCGCCATCTCCTACATGGAGCTGATGGACTTTGTTCTAAGGGGTGCGATTCCTTGTCTCGGTTCTGGTGTTACTTGGTGGGTGGGGGACAGGAATGAATGTTTCCCATCGCTGTCACCACAAAACTAACTGTGCGTCACTTTCAGGTACATGAGTAGACCTGTGATGAGTGGCCCTGGTCTGTATGATCCTACAACCATCATGAATGCAGATATTTTAGCCTATTGCCAGAAAGAAGGATGGTGCAAATTAGCATTCTACCTTCTATCATTTTTTTACTACCTATATGGGTaagttttttcctctctttcccatcTAATCTTCAGTCTGAAATTTTGGCTCCATGCACAAGAGAAATTTTGTACCTAGGGATATATATAGCGACAGCTTTCGTGAAAAAGAATCCACAATCACCATTTATTCTGTTCTAAAACACAAGTCTTAATTTGATCAAAATTACTAATTTGAGTCTCTCTACCATGACCGGAGACTTGAAAGCTCcaagcatttcttcttttaagcaTAATATAATAATGCCCCTcccagtattttcattaaaaagctggaacagtaatatttttaaagtaggtattttgatgaaaatgtgatttttgtggAAGTCAAAGGTAGAGGAGTCGTTCCAAGAGTGAAAAGGGCACAAAAGCCAGTGCCACCGCCTGGTTCCTGCTCCCAGTTCTTCCTTCAGGCCAAAAACCGACTCGCTGCATGGTGTTTGCGTCTGCCCTGGGCATGTGAGAGGGGAAGGGGTGTGctgtcctcctccctctctgcaacTCTTACAGCACAGCGGGGGTAATTCAGGCTCTTTAAACGTAGCATCGTGTTCATACAGGGCTCCCTGTTACAGTGGCACTGGGGCTAGTGACAACTGGCTGCTGCATCAGTTCGTGTTGTGCTTTATAATGCCCCTCGCATGTGCTTGTGACTTTGTGTAAAGTCTTCAGTCACAATCCACCTACCTCACACACATTTGTTCCTTAGAATATATAACTGTATAATTAAACGTATAATGCTAATCAAAATACAGCATCttaatattcttattttattttccagcatgATTTACGTTCTGGTGAGCTCTTAAGAAGACATTCTGCAAGCTTTGTTCCAGTTAAGTGCATGCAAAAGCCACAAAACATGGATTCTTTACAACGAGAACCTCTTACCAAGATTAAATACGGAATCTGATGATCGCGTTTGCATTAGAAAACAATGACTCCccgatttttaaaatatttccacattttaTACTTGTGGAAGGactgttttcttatattttactGGGACACTGAAATCAAAGAATTACATGTAAATTAATACAAAGATTACCAGGTTTCGAAACGTTTTGACTTTGCACTCCATAAGGAACAGCCATAATCTTCAAGTAGGTATCGGTTACTGACTAGCCGTAGGTATTTTCTTTAGGCTGGGCTTCGTAGTGGCTCATTTGGACTTGCGTTTCCCACTCTGTTAATCACCTGTAGCTGCCGAGTGCTCGGGGAGGACTGGCGGTGCTGTGTGTTTTACCTGTAGGTGACGTTGGTCTTAAGAGATGAACTCATGGACGCAGTTGCAAAAATAGGAGTTCTATTTCggtttactgtatttattttctatctatctgGTTCATCTTTCCCTGTATATGCATGATTCAGACTTTGTATTTTCACCAAACATTAGCCTTGCTTTAATCTCAAGCAGATGTTATTGTGATAGGAGAAGTCGAATTGTCCACGAAGGAATTAATTTAAatggtggttatttttttttttaatgtctgtgcTGTGTTATTAAGAAACGGTCAAACCTTACAACGTTTGTCAAGTCCAATGATGGAAACACTCTTGAGTTTAAGAGTAATAACACAGACCTTTGCAAAGCAGAAAGTGAGATTGTGAAACTGCCCTGCT
Encoded here:
- the CNIH1 gene encoding protein cornichon homolog 1 isoform X1; protein product: MAFTFAAFCYMLALLLTAALIFFAIWHIIAFDELKTDYKNPIDQCNTLNPTVEKVKKIKRVKIALKLVLPEYLIHAFFCVMFLCAAEWLTLGLNMPLLAYHIWRYMSRPVMSGPGLYDPTTIMNADILAYCQKEGWCKLAFYLLSFFYYLYGMIYVLVSS
- the CNIH1 gene encoding protein cornichon homolog 1 isoform X2, translated to MAFTFAAFCYMLALLLTAALIFFAIWHIIAFDELKTDYKNPIDQCNTLNPLVLPEYLIHAFFCVMFLCAAEWLTLGLNMPLLAYHIWRYMSRPVMSGPGLYDPTTIMNADILAYCQKEGWCKLAFYLLSFFYYLYGMIYVLVSS